A single window of Lytechinus variegatus isolate NC3 chromosome 8, Lvar_3.0, whole genome shotgun sequence DNA harbors:
- the LOC121419889 gene encoding uncharacterized protein LOC121419889 isoform X1 — translation MDVRIDAGSQSSTSSSVKCKQEVIIKEEDADKPENINSGLSIHCEQSHIKSEDTICKSEKLLSKSDEYKTFYIKEEEEECLQQETTTVGSSGDNASLELTCEAQPTEESEEERIQQYNEQDFTGLRPATCEHDTSSEPEQWTLRGESLVEREDLPDKERTQQDSSDNNGLTKSLQTTCQIGTTSRIDMSSECTGKDLFQEQGSIKDYSQESQGVDRPHLPASIENSCDLGEERSQRCLRGSNDLTCHVSVDHRSSSLSCCKSVQSKETSPGRPHASSQCGTKFQKLWNLKGHGSKHNGEKPFPCSKCPQSYTRKRNLKRHLIMVHGVANNEKSKRGDTTTSTTFLGRPHACSDCDKRFSRLSRLKEHKYTHSGKKPFACSLCPSSFVRKHDLFRHSSRLHGVGQGGVSKQGNKGSSKLKDITQKQCHRQSERKRGFDENAIEQIDNTGDVPNNICKGNVSNSIVHSESLCNEQTSLKRPHVCSQCGKKFQKMLSLKVHMYTHTGKKPFECSLCPQSFNSMKQLVRHSSEQHGNEVTECRKKIASENKNIAHNEKFVTNYMQSGDTFESQSHDPGHNKSLETNQKQIHIADQEKIDITDKWEQHGKVHHEMHRQNDDILSQQGNTDSSKSTSKGLSLKSRSHEIPKQLNTRPYACTQCGKRFKRTYHLKEHMDTHTGKKPFECSLCPKSFSRKRNLVNHSFSIHGVAADEVTRGVTVSQDSHRVTDYQKSRGVAVDQKSCGVTVDQVFHQVAVDQESHRVIVGQESCGVTVVPFFYGVAVDQVSREVAVDQLFNRVFVDQESLVTVDQVSHGVTVDQESLTTVDQVSHGVTVDQESLTTVDQVSHGVTVDQETHGVAIDQETRGVAFDQETRGVAIDQLFNRVFVDQKSLVNVDQVSHGVTVDQESLATVNQESLVTVEQVSLGITADQVSNSGSKSSEDQTEIRAHKQQISKRLSLKSRSHEIPKQLSTRPYACTQCGKRFKRTHHLKEHMYTHTGKRPFECSLCPKSFRRRKDLEEHLLRHHGISIDQESCGVTVGQDSHGVTVDQDSHGVTVDQESLEVTVDRKSHQVAVGQDSYRINVGLESCGVTVVPFFNGVTVDQEFHQVAVGQVSRGVIVDQVSQGVTVDQESLVNVDQVSRGVTVDQESHGVTADQVSNSESKSSKDQTEILDQEFHQVAVGQVSRVIVDQVSQGVTVDQESLVNVDQVSRGVTVDQESHGVTADQVSNSESKSSKDQTEILDQEFHQVAVGQVSRGVIVDQVSQGVTVDQESLVNVDQVSCGVTVDQESLVTVDQESHGVTADQVSNSESKSSKDQTESLAHNQQLSKGLSLKSRSHETPKHTRPYACTQCGKRFKKTNHLIEHMDTHTGIKPFLCCICQRSFARKRALVSHSLKVHGFRNDQLSEQGCKFSSKLKVLVYKLSIEDCLEQINSPGNEQRHQQTHSEDQEQPKTMGQHQDLGSVCDVTHSPLCNVKDTLLDSERIQPDMIHGLGNVEKFEYTGVSKNGGEQSQLSKGSDAVKINSLREDLSLKLREEYTKSKQPTESHESSVSKILNNNRNSSGVIGRGNHLSEERGSTSISSPSNAPSYVQSEECSLGGPYVCAKCGERFSKLSNLKEHMYQHSSEKPFVCSICQQSFIQKRSLLRHSLRHHGISKDYLSSRLSTKLKGTTRNQLHVLGESKKQLDDKFQCHFDNTDDISNEIGKTNESNSTVRSQVLYTDLEQRITSVSNHQASIQETNRKQLQGKMDSSNSMSKGLSLKSTSHEIPKPYGCSECGKKFRKTNHLKEHMYTHTGKKPFECSFCPKSFSRKRNLVNHSLRHGVTVDQLSLGVTVDQGSCGVTVDQQTHRVTVDQNTPRVTVDQETPRVTVDQDTPGVTVDQDSYGVNVDQLFHEVAVDQETHRVTVDQETHRVAVDQDTPGVTVDQDSYGVNVDQFSLEVAFDQETHRVTVDQETPGVTVDQDSYAVNVDQFSHEVAVDQETLRVTDDQETHRVAVDQKTHRVTVDQKTHRVTVDQNTPRVTVDQDSYGVNVDQLFHEVAVDQETHRSTVDQDSYGVNVDQFSLKVAFDQETHRVTVDQETPGVTVDQDSYAVNVDQFSHEVAVDQETLRVTDDQETHRVAVDQDSPGVTVDQVSHGVTVDQETFGVTADQVSNSGNKSSEYQTEIFAQQKPISKGMSVRSRSHETPKPYGCSVCGKKFRNTSHRKEHMYTHTGKKPFECSLCPKSFRRRAQVVDHSLSIHGVTVDQVSNSEKQLLDSNQKDISDQDNMQISQGKDCKGHNPSVQTNNDTLNYVCSCGESFHSFEQLTVHTKTVGGGEPMKCPNCDEVFCHRSSYICHVLMHLEKNHKCPECEQTFRWSYELTSHMKSHLTKSKENINLPTERKRDKRLINAGSKNDSGANACSQCNKRFRKISCLREHIAYFHTGEKYFSCSKCSSTFLKRKSLIWHSAKHHGVVLDQICECGKGFSSKAEVIAHITTHDTLQSQGLGNNQQTHGTAHDQRNSNEEVSNKVFHNSDSNMSPVETQTSFKEPQLNKETSEKTRSIAMTKDLFDDSDDDQMSISSELIGRCTKSDESSSVLTVVDAHRKNGQESSLEELSAQTVDERLCSCSECQQHFPGKFSLLQHLMRHHEDILNKVCECGKRFSSEEALSNHQRGLVKCNNCLICKKTFEGQCLYELHMEMHAEMQYKCTECEDKFALENQLINHLKFHTGGKPFACSMCKASFSQDNSLAKHLQMHKKENLYECVKCGILFVNLNKICEHDLKVHKHCWCPVCDKHFHASKEYEEHMQTHKEDPIFECFKCRKQYPHLESLKRHATRHDENRILKCLSCNKLFIRENLRKHVEWHRSIRPHKCIQCGKGFVRKHELNKHMVGVHTKRIPALHLCHICGRACVSEARLLIHVESVHKKQEFHTCPDCGYSVANKQLLSQHLYICRGGKPYKCTICQDLFSDKYEFNRHIKRHAGKNQCPVCKRQFKSISDVNLHVRRVHTGERPFQCSQCPARFVGPSALKAHMTWHNGVKRFKCPLCKKAFIMPASRNRHLKKVHKEVNHVMCDKCGERFSGFDELMNHRKRLYKETPHLCVVCENRYQTICELTVHLKSHSN, via the exons ATGGATGTAAGAATAGATGCTGGTTCACAGTCTTCTACATCATCATCTGTGAAGTGTAAACAAGAAG TTATTATCAAAGAGGAGGATGCAGACAAACCTGAAAATATCAATTCTGGTTTATCAATCCATTGTGAACAGAGTCATATCAAGTCAG AAGACACCATCTGTAAGAGTGAGAAGTTGTTATCAAAGAGCGatgaatataaaacattctacatcaaggaggaagaagaggaatgTTTACAACAAGAAACCACTACCG TTGGGAGTTCAGGTGACAATGCATCCTTGGAATTGACATGTGAAGCTCAACCAACAGAGGAGAGTGAAGAAGAGAGAATACAACAATACAATGAACAAGACTTCACAGGATTAAGGCCAGCCACATGTGAACATg ATACCTCTAGTGAACCGGAGCAATGGACTTTGAGAGGTGAGTCCTTGGTAGAGAGAGAAGATTTACCTGACAAAGAAAGAACACAGCAGGATTCATCAGATAATAATGGTCTCACAAAGTCTTTGCAAACCACATGTCAAATTG GTACTACTTCAAGGATTGACATGTCCTCAGAGTGCACTGGAAAAGATCTATTTCAAGAGCAGGGCAGCATCAAAGACTATAGCCAGGAATCTCAAGGAGTAGATAGACCTCACTTACCAGCATCCATAGAAAACTCATGTGACCTTGGAGAGGAGAGGTCACAAAGATGTTTGAGAGGATCAAATGATCTCACTTGTCATGTCAGTGTAGACCACAGAAGCAGTTCTTTGTCTTGTTGCAAATCTGTGCAGAGTAAAGAGACGTCACCCGGAAGGCCCCATGCTAGCTCTCAATGCGGGACAAAGTTTCAGAAGCTTTGGAATCTGAAAGGACATGGGTCAAAGCATAATGGTGAAAAGCCTTTTCCATGCAGTAAATGTCCACAATCTTATACACGTAAGAGAAATCTTAAGAGACATTTGATTATGGTTCATGGAGTAGCCAATAATGAAAAGTCTAAACGGGGAGACACAACTACTTCCACAACTTTTCTTGGAAGACCCCACGCTTGCTCTGATTGTGATAAAAGGTTTAGCCGGTTAAGTCGCCTGAAAGAACATAAGTATACACATAGTGGTAAAAAGCCTTTTGCTTGTTCATTGTGTCCATCATCCTTTGTTAGAAAGCATGACCTTTTTAGACATTCATCAAGACTTCATGGGGTTGGTCAAGGTGGTGTGTCCAAACAGGGAAACAAAGGTTCTTCAAAACTTAAAGACATTACTCAAAAGCAGTGTCATAGacaaagtgaaagaaaaagaggattTGATGAAAATGCTATTGAGCAAATAGATAACACAGGTGATGTACCTAACAATATTTGTAAAGGCAATGTTTCAAATAGTATAGTACATTCCGAATCATTGTGCAACGAACAGACGTCTCTTAAAAGGCCCCACGTGTGCTCTCAATGTGGGAAAAAGTTTCAGAAAATGTTGAGTCTCAAAGTCCATATGTATACACATACAGGTAAAAAGCCTTTTGAATGTTCTTTATGTCCACAATCCTTTAATAGTATGAAGCAACTCGTAAGGCATTCATCAGAACAACATGGGAATGAAGTGACTGAATGTAGAAAGAAGATTGcttctgaaaataaaaacattgctCACAATGAAAAGTTTGTCACAAATTACATGCAATCTGGAGACACATTTGAGAGTCAATCACATGACCCAGGTCACAACAAATCACTTGAAACAAATCAAAAGCAAATACATATAGCAGATCAGGAAAAGATTGATATAACAGATAAGTGGGAACAACATGGTAAAGTTCACCACGAAATGCATCGCCAAAATGATGATATACTAAGCCAACAAGGAAATACAGATAGTTCAAAGAGCACAAGTAAAGGGCTTTCCTTAAAATCTAGATCACATGAAATTCCTAAGCAATTGAATACTAGACCTTATGCTTGCACTCAGTGTGGGAAAAGGTTTAAGAGGACATATCATCTGAAAGAACATATGGACACACATACTGGTAAAAAGCCTTTTGAATGTTCTTTATGTCCAAAATCCTTTAGCCGAAAGAGGAACCTTGTGAATCATTCATTTAGTATTCATGGGGTAGCTGCTGATGAAGTGACTCGTGGGGTAACTGTTAGTCAAGATTCTCATAGGGTAACTGATTATCAAAAGTCTCGTGGGGTAGCTGTTGATCAAAAGTCTTGTGGCGTAACTGTTGATCAAGTGTTTCATCAGGTAGCTGTTGATCAAGAGTCTCATAGGGTAATTGTTGGTCAAGAGTCTTGTGGGGTGACTGTTGTTCCATTTTTTTATGGGGTAGCTGTTGATCAAGTCTCACGTGAGGTAGCTGTCGATCAACTGTTTAACCGGGTATTCGTTGATCAAGAGTCTCTTGTAACTGTTGATCAAGTGTCTCATGGGGTAACTGTTGATCAGGAGTCTCTTACAACTGTTGATCAAGTGTCTCATGGGGTAACTGTTGATCAGGAGTCTCTTACAACTGTTGATCAAGTGTCTCATGGGGTAACTGTTGATCAAGAGACTCATGGGGTAGCTATTGATCAAGAGACTCGTGGGGTAGCTTTTGATCAAGAGACTCGTGGGGTAGCTATTGATCAACTGTTTAACCGGGTATTTGTTGATCAAAAGTCTCTTGTAAATGTTGATCAAGTGTCTCATGGGGTAACTGTTGATCAAGAGTCTCTTGCAACTGTTAATCAAGAGTCTCTTGTAACTGTTGAACAAGTGTCTCTTGGGATAACTGCTGATCAAGTGTCTAACAGTGGAAGCAAGTCTTCCGAGGATCAAACTGAAATTCGTGCTCACAAGCAACAAATTAGTAAAAGGCTCTCCTTAAAATCTAGATCACATGAAATTCCTAAGCAATTGTCCACTAGACCTTATGCTTGCACTCAGTGTGGGAAAAGGTTTAAGAGGACACATCATCTGAAAGAACATATGTACACACATACTGGAAAAAGGCCTTTTGAATGTTCTTTATGTCCAAAATCCTTTAGACGAAGGAAGGACCTTGAAGAGCATTTATTAAGACATCATGGGATAAGCATTGATCAAGAGTCTTGTGGGGTAACTGTCGGTCAAGATTCTCATGGGGTAACTGTTGATCAAGATTCTCATGGGGTAACTGTTGATCAAGAGTCTCTTGAGGTAACTGTTGATCGAAAATCTCATCAGGTAGCTGTTGGTCAAGATTCTTATAGGATAAATGTTGGTCTAGAGTCTTGTGGGGTGACTGTTGTTCCATTTTTTAATGGGGTAACTGTTGATCAAGAGTTTCATCAGGTAGCTGTTGGTCAAGTGTCTCGTGGGGTAATTGTTGATCAAGTGTCTCAAGGGGTAACTGTTGATCAAGAGTCTCTTGTAAATGTTGATCAAGTGTCTCGTGGGGTAACTGTTGATCAAGAGTCTCATGGGGTAACTGCTGATCAAGTGTCTAACAGTGAAAGCAAGTCTTCCAAGGATCAAACTGAAATTCTTGATCAAGAGTTTCATCAGGTAGCTGTTGGTCAAGTGTCTCGGGTAATTGTTGATCAAGTGTCTCAAGGGGTAACTGTTGATCAAGAGTCTCTTGTAAATGTTGATCAAGTGTCTCGTGGGGTAACTGTTGATCAAGAGTCTCATGGGGTAACTGCTGATCAAGTGTCTAACAGTGAAAGCAAGTCTTCCAAGGATCAAACTGAAATTCTTGATCAAGAGTTTCATCAGGTAGCTGTTGGTCAAGTGTCTCGTGGGGTAATTGTTGATCAAGTGTCTCAAGGGGTAACTGTTGATCAAGAGTCTCTTGTAAATGTTGATCAAGTGTCTTGTGGGGTAACTGTTGATCAAGAGTCTCTTGTAACTGTTGATCAAGAGTCTCATGGGGTAACTGCTGATCAAGTGTCTAACAGTGAAAGCAAGTCTTCCAAGGATCAAACTGAAAGTCTTGCTCACAACCAACAACTTAGTAAAGGGCTGTCCTTAAAATCTAGATCACATGAAACTCCTAAGCACACTAGGCCTTATGCTTGCACTCAGTGTGGGAAAAGGTTTAAGAAGACAAATCATCTGATAGAACACATGGATACCCATACTGGTATAAAGCCTTTTTTGTGCTGTATATGTCAACGATCTTTTGCTCGTAAGAGGGCCCTTGTAAGTCATTCTTTAAAAGTTCATGGGTTTAGAAATGATCAGTTGTCTGAACAGGGATGCAAGTTTTCTTCCAAACTTAAAGTCCTAGTTTACAAACTATCAATTGAGGATTGTCTTGAGCAAATTAATAGCCCTGGTAACGAGCAACGCCATCAGCAAACACATAGTGAAGATCAAGAACAACCAAAAACTATGGGTCAACATCAAGATCTAGGCTCAgtttgtgatgtcacacattCTCCGTTGTGTAATGTTAAAGACACTCTGTTAGATTCTGAGAGAATACAACCTGACATGATTCATGGACTTGGCAATGTAGAAAAATTCGAATATACAGGAGTGTCTAAGAATGGAGGAGAACAGAGCCAATTGAGTAAAGGAAGTGATGCAGTTAAAATCAATAGCCTTCGTGAAGACTTATCTCTGAAATTACGAGAAGAATACACTAAAAGTAAACAACCAACTGAAAGTCATGAGTCCAGTGTCAGTAAAATCCTTAATAACAATAGAAACTCATCAGGTGTAATAGGCAGGGGTAATCATCTTTCTGAGGAAAGAGGCAGTACATCAATTAGTTCTCCTTCCAATGCCCCATCATATGTGCAAAGTGAAGAATGCTCACTTGGAGGGCCCTATGTATGTGCTAAATGTGGTGAAAGGTTTAGCAAGTTAAGTAATCTGAAAGAACATATGTATCAGCATAGTAGTGAAAAGCCTTTTGTATGTTCTATATGCCAACaatcatttattcaaaaaagAAGCCTTTTGAGACATTCATTAAGACATCATGGGATTAGTAAAGATTATTTGTCCAGCAGGCTTTCTACCAAACTGAAAGGCACTACTCGAAATCAGCTGCATGTTCTTGGTGAAAGTAAAAAACAATTAGATGATAAATTTCAATGTCATTTTGATAACACAGATGATATTTCTAATGAAATTGGTAAAACTAATGAATCAAATAGTACTGTTCGTTCACAAGTACTCTACACAGATTTGGAACAAAGAATCACCTCTGTTAGTAATCATCAGGCTTCTATTCAAGAAACTAACAGAAAACAACTTCAAGGAAAGATGGATAGTTCAAATAGCATGAGTAAAGGGCTTTCCTTAAAATCAACATCCCATGAAATTCCTAAGCCATATGGTTGCTCTGAATGTGGGAAAAAGTTCAGAAAGACCAATCATCTTAAAGAACATATGTACACACATACTGGTAAAAAGCCTTTTGAATGTTCTTTTTGTCCAAAATCCTTTAGCCGAAAGAGGAACCTAGTGAATCATTCATTAAGACATGGGGTAACTGTTGATCAATTGTCTCTCGGGGTAACTGTTGATCAAGGGTCTTGTGGGGTAACTGTTGATCAACAGACTCATAGGGTAACTGTTGATCAAAACACTCCTAGGGTAACTGTTGATCAAGAGACTCCTAGGGTAACTGTTGATCAAGACACTCCTGGGGTAACTGTTGATCAAGATTCTTATGGGGTAAATGTTGaccaattatttcatgaagtaGCTGTTGATCAAGAGACTCATAGGGTAACTGTTGATCAAGAGACTCATAGGGTAGCTGTTGATCAAGACACTCCTGGGGTAACTGTTGATCAAGATTCTTATGGGGTAAATGTTGACCAATTCTCTCTTGAAGTAGCTTTTGATCAAGAGACTCATAGGGTAACTGTTGATCAAGAGACTCCTGGGGTAACTGTTGATCAAGATTCTTATGCGGTAAATGTTGACCAATTCTCTCATGAAGTAGCTGTTGATCAAGAGACTCTTAGGGTAACTGATGATCAAGAGACTCATAGGGTAGCTGTTGATCAAAAGACTCATAGGGTAACTGTTGATCAAAAGACTCATAGGGTAACTGTTGATCAAAACACTCCTAGGGTAACTGTTGATCAAGATTCTTATGGGGTAAATGTTGaccaattatttcatgaagtaGCTGTTGATCAAGAGACTCATAGGTCAACAGTTGATCAAGATTCTTATGGGGTAAATGTTGACCAATTCTCTCTTAAAGTAGCTTTTGATCAAGAGACTCATAGGGTAACTGTTGATCAAGAGACTCCTGGGGTAACTGTTGATCAAGATTCTTATGCGGTAAATGTTGACCAATTCTCTCATGAAGTAGCTGTTGATCAAGAGACTCTTAGGGTAACTGATGATCAAGAGACTCATAGGGTAGCTGTTGATCAAGACAGTCCTGGAGTAACTGTTGATCAAGTGTCTCATGGGGTAACCGTCGATCAAGAGACTTTTGGGGTAACTGCTGATCAAGTGTCTAACAGTGGAAACAAGTCGTCTGAGTATCAAACTGAAATTTTTGCTCAACAGAAACCAATTAGTAAAGGGATGTCCGTAAGATCTAGATCACATGAAACTCCTAAGCCATATGGTTGCTCTGTATGTGGGAAAAAGTTCAGAAATACCAGTCATCGTAAAGAACATATGTACACACATACTGGTAAAAAACCTTTTGAATGTTCTTTATGTCCAAAATCCTTTAGACGAAGGGCACAAGTTGTAGATCATTCATTAAGTATTCATGGGGTAACTGTTGATCAAGTGTCTAACAGTGAAAAGCAACTACTTGATTCCAATCAAAAAGACATTTCTGATCAAGATAACATGCAAATCAGCCAGGGAAAAGATTGTAAAGGTCATAACCCATCAGTACAAACAAACAATGACACCCTTAATTATGTTTGTTCATGTGGAGAAAGTTTTCATTCGTTTGAACAACTCACTGTCCACACAAAGACAGTTGGGGGAGGGGAACCCATGAAATGTCCAAATTGCGATGAGGTGTTTTGTCATAGGTCTTCTTACATTTGCCATGTACTTATGCACTTGGAAAAGAATCACAAATGCCCTGAATGTGAACAAACCTTTCGATGGAGCTATGAATTAACATCACACATGAAATCACACCTTActaaaagtaaagaaaacataaatctCCCAACTGAACGTAAAAGAGACAAAAGATTGATTAATGCGGGCTCCAAAAACGATAGTGGGGCAAATGCATGTTCTCAGTGTAATAAGCGTTTTAGAAAAATATCATGCTTGAGAGAACACATAGCTTATTTCCACACAGGAGAAAAGTATTTTTCTTGCTCTAAATGTTCATCGACTTTTCTTAAACGGAAATCACTAATCTGGCATTCTGCAAAACACCATGGGGTTGTCCTTGATCAGATCTGTGAATGTGGAAAGGGGTTTTCTTCCAAAGCAGAAGTTATTGCTCACATTACCACACATGATACCTTGCAATCACAAGGCTTAGGAAATAATCAGcaaacacatgggacagctcaTGATCAAAGGAATTCTAATGAAGAAGTGTCCAATAAGGTGTTTCACAACTCTGATTCTAATATGAGCCCGGTTGAAACACAAACAAGTTTTAAAGAGCCTCAGTTGAACAAAGAAACGAGTGAGAAGACCAGATCAATTGCCATGACTAAGGATTTGTTTGATGACTCTGATGATGATCAGATGAGCATCAGTTCAGAACTTATTGGAAGGTGTACAAAGAGTGATGAATCTAGCAGTGTTTTGACTGTAGTAGACGCTCATagaaaaaatggtcaagaatcAAGTCTAGAGGAGCTTAGTGCTCAAACTGTTGATGAAAGACTTTGTTCCTGCTCTGAATGCCAACAACATTTTCCTGGTAAATTCTCGCTTTTGCAACACTTGATGAGACATCATGAGGATATTTTGAACAAAGTTTGTGAGTGTGGTAAAAGGTTTTCCAGTGAGGAAGCTCTGTCCAATCACCAGAGAGGACTGGTAAAATGTAATAACTGCCTTATCTGTAAGAAAACATTTGAAGGTCAATGTTTGTATGAGCTTCACATGGAAATGCATGCAGAGATGCAATACAAGTGTACTGAATGTGAAGACAAATTTGCCCTAGAGAATCAATTAATCAACCATCTTAAGTTCCATACGGGTGGAAAACCATTTGCTTGTTCCATGTGCAAGGCAAGCTTTTCCCAAGACAATAGCCTTGCCAAACATTTGCAAATGCACAAGAAAGAGAACCTCTATGAATGTGTAAAGTGTGGGATACTATTTgtgaatttaaacaaaatttgcGAGCATGATCTAAAAGTGCACAAACATTGTTGGTGTCCCGTGTGTGATAAACATTTTCATGCAAGTAAGGAGTATGAGGAACACATGCAAACGCACAAAGAAGACCCAATCTTTGAGTGTTTTAAATGTCGTAAACAATATCCTCACTTGGAAAGCCTTAAGAGACATGCAACACGCCATGATGAAAAcaggattttgaaatgcttGTCATGTAATAAACTCTTTATAAGAGAAAACCTTAGAAAACATGTGGAATGGCATCGCTCAATTAGACCTCATAAATGCATCCAATGTGGAAAGGGTTTCGTTCGTAAGCATGAGCTTAATAAACACATGGTAGGTGTCCACACGAAAAGGATACCAGCTCTCCATCTGTGTCACATATGTGGAAGAGCTTGTGTCTCAGAAGCTCGGTTGTTGATTCATGTAGAATCGGTCCACAAAAAGCAGGAATTTCACACATGTCCTGACTGTGGGTACAGCGTCGCTAACAAACAGCTCCTATCACAACACCTTTACATATGCAGGGGTGGCAAGCCATACAAGTGCACCATATGCCAAGATCTATTTAGTGATAAGTACGAGTTTAATCGGCACATCAAAAGGCATGCTGGTAAAAACCAATGTCCTGTATGCAAGCGGCAGTTCAAATCGATATCTGATGTAAATCTTCATGTGCGGAGGGTACATACAGGAGAAAGACCGTTTCAATGCTCCCAGTGCCCAGCCAGG